In Streptomyces sp. RFCAC02, the following proteins share a genomic window:
- a CDS encoding MoxR family ATPase → MTAPTDPGPAGPLAALQALRTEIGKAVVGQDAAVTGLVVALLCRGHVLLEGVPGIAKTLLVRTLATALDLGTKRVQFTPDLMPSDVTGSLVYDARTAEFSFQEGPVFTHLLLADEINRTPPKTQASLLEAMEERQVSVEGVPRPLPDPFMVAATQNPLEYEGTYPLPEAQLDRFLLKLVLPLPSREQEIDVLTRHAAGFDPGDLAAAGVRPVAGAAELAAARAEVAAVTVAPEVTAYVVDVCRATRESPSLALGASPRGATALLRTARAWAWLSGRAFVTPDDVKALALPTLRHRVRLRPEAEMEGVTADGVLTGLLSRVPVPR, encoded by the coding sequence GTGACCGCACCGACAGACCCGGGACCGGCCGGGCCGCTCGCCGCACTCCAGGCCCTGCGCACCGAGATCGGCAAGGCCGTGGTGGGCCAGGACGCCGCCGTCACCGGCCTGGTCGTCGCCCTGCTGTGCCGGGGCCACGTCCTCCTCGAAGGTGTGCCGGGCATCGCCAAGACGCTCCTGGTCCGCACGCTGGCGACGGCCCTGGACCTCGGCACCAAGCGCGTCCAGTTCACGCCGGACCTGATGCCGAGCGACGTGACGGGCTCCCTCGTCTACGACGCGCGCACCGCCGAGTTCTCGTTCCAGGAGGGGCCGGTCTTCACGCACCTCCTGCTGGCGGACGAGATCAACCGGACGCCGCCGAAGACGCAGGCGTCCCTGCTGGAGGCGATGGAGGAGCGCCAGGTGTCCGTCGAGGGCGTCCCGCGCCCGCTGCCCGACCCGTTCATGGTCGCCGCCACGCAGAACCCGCTGGAGTACGAGGGCACCTACCCGCTTCCCGAGGCGCAGCTCGACCGTTTCCTGCTGAAGCTCGTGCTGCCGCTGCCGAGCCGCGAGCAGGAGATCGACGTCCTCACGCGCCACGCGGCCGGGTTCGATCCGGGCGATCTGGCGGCGGCGGGTGTCCGGCCGGTCGCGGGCGCCGCCGAACTGGCGGCGGCCCGCGCCGAGGTGGCGGCCGTGACCGTCGCGCCGGAGGTCACCGCGTACGTGGTGGACGTCTGCCGGGCCACCCGCGAGTCGCCGTCGCTGGCCCTCGGCGCGTCACCGCGCGGCGCGACCGCGCTGCTGCGCACGGCGCGCGCCTGGGCGTGGCTGTCGGGCCGCGCGTTCGTGACTCCCGACGACGTCAAGGCACTGGCGCTGCCGACGCTGCGGCACCGGGTGCGGCTGCGTCCGGAGGCCGAGATGGAGGGTGTGACGGCGGACGGCGTGCTGACCGGTCTGCTGTCGCGCGTCCCGGTGCCCCGCTGA
- a CDS encoding DUF4350 domain-containing protein: MTTTAPATGSSVSPTARALWRRGRGFLLAAAILAAAGLLIALIGDDDHGSLDPRSATPSGTRALAELLADHGVDTTVVTTAREAAAAASGETTLVLPHAAALSDTAATTLRGATADTGGRTVLLAPDGPALDAFAPGLTATELGTTEEAAAPSCAYAPAGRAGTVRLGGLGYTDSSSGTTACYPVAGLSTLLLLPDSGGDTVVLGSPDLLRNEHLDEEGNAALALQLLGSRPHVVWYFPTGDEVTGGSGDSSVLGLTHPAWRWGAFQLAIAAVLAALWRARRLGPVVTERLPVVVHAAETTEGRARLYHRAGARDTAADALRTAARTRLAPLAGLAATAAHSPGELPGAVAARTGDPAPHVHDLLFGPPPADDAALVRLAGDLDALERRLAPGAPHASSDPAHPRGKDRPT; the protein is encoded by the coding sequence GTGACGACGACCGCTCCCGCCACCGGCTCCTCCGTGTCGCCCACCGCCCGCGCCCTGTGGCGGCGCGGCCGCGGCTTCCTCCTGGCGGCCGCGATCCTGGCCGCCGCCGGACTCCTCATCGCCCTCATCGGCGACGACGACCACGGCTCCCTCGACCCGCGCTCCGCCACCCCGTCCGGCACCCGCGCCCTCGCGGAACTGCTCGCCGACCACGGCGTCGACACCACCGTCGTCACCACCGCCCGCGAGGCGGCCGCGGCCGCGTCCGGCGAAACCACCCTCGTCCTCCCGCACGCCGCCGCCCTGAGCGACACGGCCGCGACCACCCTCCGCGGCGCCACGGCGGACACCGGCGGCAGGACGGTGCTGCTCGCCCCCGACGGCCCCGCCCTCGACGCGTTCGCCCCCGGGCTCACGGCCACGGAGCTGGGGACGACCGAGGAGGCCGCCGCCCCGTCATGCGCCTACGCCCCCGCCGGGCGCGCGGGCACGGTCCGCCTCGGCGGCCTCGGCTACACGGACAGCTCCTCCGGCACGACCGCCTGCTACCCGGTGGCCGGACTGTCCACCCTGCTGCTCCTCCCGGACTCCGGCGGCGACACCGTCGTCCTCGGCTCCCCCGACCTCCTGCGCAACGAACACCTCGACGAGGAGGGCAACGCCGCCCTCGCCCTCCAGCTCCTCGGCTCCCGCCCGCACGTCGTGTGGTACTTCCCCACCGGCGACGAGGTGACCGGCGGCAGCGGCGACTCCTCCGTCCTCGGACTGACCCATCCCGCCTGGCGCTGGGGCGCGTTCCAGCTCGCGATCGCCGCCGTCCTGGCCGCCCTCTGGCGTGCCCGCCGCCTCGGCCCGGTCGTCACCGAGCGGCTGCCCGTCGTGGTCCACGCGGCCGAGACGACGGAGGGCCGCGCCCGCCTCTACCACCGCGCGGGCGCCAGGGACACCGCCGCCGACGCGCTCAGGACGGCCGCCCGCACCCGCCTGGCACCGCTCGCCGGCCTCGCGGCGACCGCCGCCCACTCCCCGGGCGAGCTCCCGGGGGCCGTTGCCGCCCGCACGGGCGATCCCGCGCCGCACGTCCACGACCTGCTGTTCGGCCCGCCGCCGGCGGACGACGCCGCGCTGGTGCGCCTGGCCGGCGACCTCGATGCGCTCGAACGCCGGCTCGCCCCCGGCGCCCCGCACGCATCCAGTGACCCCGCACACCCGAGAGGCAAGGACCGCCCGACGTGA
- a CDS encoding DUF4129 domain-containing protein has product MPRPPYGLLARADAPGPPIDVDRGTAREEARRELSRSLYTQHEPGPFRRALSWVWEHVFGVLEDVAFRTPGDWVGLTVIGVLLVALVTALWLRLGRPRAAARRRGDGTLFPGRPRTAAEHRAAAAGHAAAGRWTPAVQERMRAVVRSLEERALVDHSAGRTAGEAAAEAGRFLPALADALRAAAMTFDAVTYGGRPADATDYARVAELDDAAAHTRPVLPTPAASGTAAR; this is encoded by the coding sequence GTGCCGCGCCCGCCGTACGGTCTCCTCGCGCGGGCCGACGCGCCGGGGCCGCCGATCGACGTGGACCGCGGCACGGCCCGCGAGGAGGCGCGGCGCGAGCTGTCGCGGAGCCTCTACACGCAGCACGAGCCGGGGCCGTTCCGCCGCGCCCTCTCCTGGGTGTGGGAGCACGTCTTCGGCGTGCTGGAGGACGTCGCGTTCCGCACCCCGGGCGACTGGGTCGGCCTCACGGTCATCGGTGTCCTCCTCGTCGCGCTGGTCACGGCACTGTGGCTGCGGCTCGGCCGGCCGCGCGCCGCGGCACGGCGCCGCGGGGACGGCACCCTGTTCCCCGGCCGGCCCCGTACCGCGGCCGAGCACCGCGCGGCCGCTGCCGGGCACGCGGCGGCCGGCCGCTGGACCCCGGCCGTCCAGGAACGGATGCGCGCCGTCGTCCGCTCGCTGGAGGAACGCGCCCTCGTCGACCACAGCGCGGGCCGTACCGCGGGCGAGGCCGCCGCCGAGGCCGGCCGTTTCCTGCCCGCCCTCGCCGACGCACTGCGCGCGGCCGCCATGACGTTCGACGCCGTGACCTACGGCGGCAGGCCCGCCGACGCGACCGACTACGCCCGCGTCGCCGAGTTGGACGACGCCGCGGCGCACACGCGCCCCGTCCTGCCCACCCCCGCCGCCTCCGGGACGGCCGCCCGGTGA
- a CDS encoding glycerophosphoryl diester phosphodiesterase membrane domain-containing protein, which produces MSDAPGWVPPGSPPPEDGPPDHRPADPPPPAPPQAPQGWGQAPPPPPGWGGGQQGWAAPGWQPAASVPKPGVIPLRPLGVGEILDGAVATARTHWRTVLTVTLLIAVVTQLISAVAMRLWVDADSLALLQDDSDPTDEEIERALGDVLAYAGVAGVVAILGSLIATAMLTIVVSRAVLGRSVTVGEAWRDSRPRLLRLLGLSLLVPLIGAAAVLVPVTVGALSGSGGLTAVLSLAGVVLAVWLIVQYSLAPPALMLERQGVVAALRRSWKLVRGSWWRVFGVQLLMMVLIVIVSNIIQIPAGFLASAVSGADTGDTLTGVGSTSVGYLAVTGVGAVIASAITLPVQAGVVALLYMDQRIRREALDIELARAAGAAPSPGA; this is translated from the coding sequence GTGAGTGACGCGCCGGGTTGGGTCCCGCCGGGGTCCCCGCCGCCGGAGGACGGCCCTCCGGACCACCGGCCCGCCGACCCGCCACCGCCCGCCCCGCCCCAGGCGCCCCAGGGCTGGGGCCAGGCACCTCCGCCGCCGCCCGGCTGGGGCGGCGGGCAGCAGGGCTGGGCCGCCCCCGGCTGGCAGCCGGCCGCGAGCGTGCCGAAACCCGGCGTCATCCCGCTGCGTCCCCTCGGCGTCGGCGAGATACTCGACGGCGCGGTCGCCACGGCCCGCACCCACTGGCGCACCGTCCTCACCGTGACGCTGCTCATCGCCGTCGTCACCCAGCTGATCTCGGCCGTCGCGATGCGCCTGTGGGTGGACGCCGACTCCCTCGCCCTCCTCCAGGACGACTCCGACCCGACCGATGAGGAGATCGAACGCGCCCTCGGCGACGTCCTCGCCTACGCGGGTGTCGCGGGCGTCGTCGCGATCCTCGGCTCCCTCATCGCCACCGCCATGCTCACCATCGTGGTGAGCCGCGCCGTTCTCGGCCGCTCGGTCACGGTCGGCGAGGCGTGGCGGGACTCCCGCCCGCGCCTGCTGCGGCTCCTCGGCCTCTCGCTCCTCGTCCCGCTGATCGGGGCCGCCGCCGTCCTCGTGCCGGTGACCGTCGGCGCCCTGTCGGGCTCGGGCGGCCTCACCGCCGTCCTGAGCCTGGCAGGTGTGGTCCTCGCCGTCTGGCTCATCGTCCAGTACTCGCTGGCCCCGCCCGCCCTCATGCTGGAGCGGCAGGGCGTCGTCGCGGCGCTGCGCCGCTCGTGGAAGCTGGTCCGCGGCTCCTGGTGGCGCGTCTTCGGCGTCCAGCTGCTGATGATGGTCCTGATCGTCATCGTCTCGAACATCATCCAGATCCCCGCCGGGTTCCTCGCCTCGGCCGTCTCCGGCGCGGACACGGGCGACACCCTGACCGGCGTCGGCAGCACCTCCGTCGGCTACCTCGCCGTCACGGGCGTCGGCGCGGTCATCGCGTCCGCCATCACCCTGCCGGTCCAGGCCGGTGTCGTCGCCCTCCTCTACATGGACCAGCGCATCCGCCGGGAAGCCCTGGACATCGAACTGGCCCGCGCCGCCGGCGCCGCCCCGTCCCCCGGGGCCTGA
- the mtnA gene encoding S-methyl-5-thioribose-1-phosphate isomerase produces MADHGLAALRWAEPPDGPVLVLLDQTRLPDAEEELVVTDVPGLVEAVRALVVRGAPVLGLAGAYGVALAAARGFDVEEAALLLADARPTAVNLAYGVRRAVAAYRSGGAAAALAEARAMHREDALAGERMEEAGLGLLGELVPGGGYRLLTHCNTGMLVSGGRGTAFAVARRAHEAGELRRLWVGETRPLLQGARLTAWEAARAGMPYTVLADAAAGSLFAAGEVDAVLVGADRIAADGSVANKVGTYPLAVLARHHGVPFLVVAPVASVDPETPDGAAIPVEQRASHEVTELRPGVVVAPVGAQAYNPAFDVTPPELVTALVTEAGVVSPVGRDSLAALCSGSRGAKS; encoded by the coding sequence ATGGCTGATCACGGACTCGCCGCCCTGCGCTGGGCGGAACCTCCCGACGGGCCGGTGCTCGTCCTCCTCGACCAGACGCGGCTTCCGGACGCCGAGGAGGAACTGGTCGTCACGGACGTGCCGGGGCTGGTCGAGGCGGTGCGGGCGCTGGTCGTCCGGGGAGCGCCGGTGCTCGGCCTCGCCGGGGCGTACGGGGTGGCGCTGGCCGCCGCGCGCGGGTTCGACGTGGAGGAGGCGGCCCTGCTGCTGGCCGACGCGCGGCCCACGGCGGTGAACCTGGCGTACGGCGTGCGGCGGGCCGTCGCGGCGTACCGGTCGGGCGGTGCGGCGGCGGCGCTGGCCGAGGCGCGGGCGATGCACCGGGAGGACGCGCTGGCCGGTGAGCGGATGGAGGAGGCCGGGCTCGGGCTGCTGGGGGAGCTGGTGCCGGGCGGCGGGTACCGGCTGCTGACGCACTGCAACACGGGGATGCTCGTGTCCGGCGGGCGGGGGACGGCGTTCGCCGTGGCGCGGCGGGCGCACGAGGCGGGGGAGCTGCGGCGGCTGTGGGTGGGGGAGACGCGTCCGCTGCTGCAGGGCGCGCGGCTCACGGCGTGGGAGGCGGCGCGGGCCGGGATGCCGTACACGGTGCTGGCGGACGCGGCGGCGGGGTCGCTGTTCGCCGCGGGCGAGGTGGACGCGGTGCTGGTGGGGGCGGACCGGATCGCGGCGGACGGGTCGGTCGCGAACAAGGTGGGGACGTATCCGCTGGCCGTGCTGGCGCGGCACCACGGGGTGCCGTTCCTCGTGGTGGCGCCGGTGGCGAGCGTGGACCCGGAGACGCCGGACGGTGCGGCGATCCCGGTGGAGCAGCGGGCGTCGCACGAGGTGACGGAGCTGCGGCCGGGGGTGGTGGTGGCGCCGGTCGGCGCGCAGGCGTACAACCCGGCGTTCGACGTGACGCCGCCGGAGCTGGTGACGGCGCTGGTGACGGAGGCGGGTGTGGTGTCGCCGGTGGGGCGTGACAGTCTTGCGGCGCTGTGTTCCGGCTCACGCGGCGCGAAGTCGTGA
- the mtrA gene encoding two-component system response regulator MtrA encodes MKGRVLVVDDDTALAEMLGIVLRGEGFDPSFVADGDKALAAFREIKPDLVLLDLMLPGRDGIEVCRLIRGESGVPIVMLTAKSDTVDVVVGLESGADDYIVKPFKPKELIARIRARLRRSEEPAPEQLAIGDLVIDVAGHSVKRGSQTISLTPLEFDLLVALARKPWQVFTREVLLEQVWGYRHAADTRLVNVHVQRLRSKVERDPERPEIVVTVRGVGYKAGSG; translated from the coding sequence ATGAAGGGACGCGTACTCGTCGTCGATGACGACACCGCTCTGGCGGAGATGCTCGGCATCGTGCTGCGCGGCGAGGGTTTCGATCCGTCGTTCGTGGCCGACGGGGACAAGGCGCTGGCCGCGTTCCGGGAGATCAAGCCGGATCTGGTGCTGCTCGACCTGATGCTGCCGGGCCGGGACGGGATCGAGGTCTGCAGGCTGATCCGGGGCGAGTCCGGTGTGCCGATCGTGATGCTGACGGCGAAGAGCGACACGGTCGATGTCGTCGTGGGGCTCGAGTCGGGTGCCGACGACTACATCGTGAAGCCGTTCAAGCCGAAGGAGCTGATCGCCCGCATCCGGGCGCGGCTGCGGCGGTCCGAGGAGCCGGCGCCCGAGCAGCTCGCCATCGGTGATCTGGTGATCGACGTGGCGGGGCACTCGGTGAAGCGGGGGAGCCAGACGATCTCGCTGACGCCCCTGGAGTTCGACCTGCTGGTGGCGCTGGCGCGCAAGCCGTGGCAGGTGTTCACGCGCGAGGTGCTGCTGGAGCAGGTGTGGGGGTACCGGCACGCGGCGGACACGCGGCTGGTGAACGTGCATGTGCAGCGGTTGCGTTCGAAGGTGGAGCGGGACCCGGAGCGTCCCGAGATCGTCGTGACCGTGCGGGGCGTGGGGTACAAGGCGGGGTCGGGCTGA